CTCCCCGAGTCACATTACCTCAATATAGTCACTGCTCACTTAGAACCGCCTTCAGACTGCTCAAAGTCACTTAAGCCGCCAGAGCATACGGCCACCGCACTGTGCTGTTGTAATGCGAGCGAGCCGCGCATTCACCTCTAATGCCCGGAAACCGGCCTCATCTCAGGAAACTCTCGCAGACCCGGTCATCCAGATCGCAAACGAACTACGTCGACGTCTCCGCCGCGAAACCTATCCCCCGCCCCTCCCCAGCGGCTCTCCAAGACAGCGCATCTCAGCTACACAGGCAGAGCGACACTCTGAGCCGGCCGGTCCGACACGCCGACCCCAGGTAGTTTCGGGTGTCCTGCGGCGTGAGCCGACCGGCGCTCGGTGCCGCCGGCCTTCGTGGGCGGGAGCGCGGTCGCTGAATGAATCCGCCCGGCGCGGCGTTCAACGTTGATAAGCCACATCGGCCGTTGAATTTCGAGGGAGGAAGAGTGAGTTCACCGCGTATGACAAAGGGCCCTGCCAAGGCGGGGGCTCTTCGGGACAGACTCTTGAGTGCCGTCGACGCGGTCACACCCACGCTGGAATCTGAGGCGGACTCCGCAGAGCGGAACAGTCAGCTAACTCCACAAGCGGTCGAGGCCCTTCGGCGATCGGGCTTGTTCCGCCTGGGCGTGCCCAAGCGCTTCGGCGGCCACGAAGCCGACATCACCACCGCATTCGAGGTCATCACGCGCATCGGCCGCGGGTGCCCTTCGAGCGCGTGGATCGTCATGGTCACCTATGTAACCCAGAATGCGGCCATGTCATATGCAGATGCCGCGCGGCTCGACCTGTGGTCGGCCAACGTGGATGCGCCCCTGTGTGGCGCATTCCGCCCGGATCGCGCCAGCGTGCGCGCGGGCGAGGACGGCATTTATGTCACGGGACGGTGGTCCTGGGCATCGGGATGTCACCATGCCAGCTGGGCGTGGCTGGGAGTGCCAGCCGAGCAAGAGCACTTATCACCCGGGCTCGTTCTGATTCCCCTAGCTGAGCTACATATCGAGAAGACCTGGGATATGGCTGGTATGCGGGCAACGGGGAGCGACACCATCGTCGCCGACAACGTCTTCGTTCCAGCGCACCGATTGCAGAGAACGGGCACCACGACTGAAGACCAGTCGGACTCACCACGGCGAGCCGTCTCGCTCAATTCGCTGTCAACCACCATGATTGC
This genomic window from Mycolicibacterium goodii contains:
- a CDS encoding acyl-CoA dehydrogenase family protein; protein product: MTKGPAKAGALRDRLLSAVDAVTPTLESEADSAERNSQLTPQAVEALRRSGLFRLGVPKRFGGHEADITTAFEVITRIGRGCPSSAWIVMVTYVTQNAAMSYADAARLDLWSANVDAPLCGAFRPDRASVRAGEDGIYVTGRWSWASGCHHASWAWLGVPAEQEHLSPGLVLIPLAELHIEKTWDMAGMRATGSDTIVADNVFVPAHRLQRTGTTTEDQSDSPRRAVSLNSLSTTMIAPLLGATQDALRRTLALVEGGKPLAMSFYSKTGSAPTTQLALADAANLIDSAELHVARSVQFVDVAAKDRVEPDLVARGRVRMDMAHASTCLRDAMALLLTVAGASAFRDGNVIQRHWRDLETAARHPMLNTGLQRESYGRALVGDKRPVSPML